In a genomic window of Mastacembelus armatus chromosome 3, fMasArm1.2, whole genome shotgun sequence:
- the lrrc4cb gene encoding leucine-rich repeat-containing protein 4C: MLNTMISSLQRQTMRGRRLKGALSNPLFVLLLALQILVVAGLVRAQTCPSVCSCSNQFSKVICTRRSLRDVPDGISTNTRYLNLQDNLIQVIKVDSFKHLRHLEILQLSKNHIRSIEIGAFNGLASLNTLELFDNRLTTIPNGAFEYLSKLKELWLRNNPIESIPSYAFNRVPSLRRLDLGELKRLSYISDGAFKDLSNLRYLNLGMCNLKEIPNILPLIRLEELEMSGNQLTVIKPSSFTGLVNLQKLWMMHAQIQTIERNSFDDLQSLVELNLAHNNLTFLPHDLFTPLHRLERVHLHHNPWNCNCDILWLSWWLKETVPANTSCCARCHTPAVLKGRYIGELDHSYFQCDVPVIVEPPSDLNVTEGMGAELKCRTSSLTSISWLTPNGSLVTHGAYKVRLSVLNDGTLNFTSVTMQDTGTYTCMVSNTAGNISASAVLNVTSVENSGVTYFTTVTVETIETTGDDSQTPLPPFGWVSSSTTKGTPVSTRTTERTYTIPVLDLDGEGALNGLDEVMKTTKIIIGCFVAITLMAAVLLVIFYKMRKQHNQQDPDGPASSMEVITVEEELAGVAAMERHLSLPPLEHYNHYNTYKSTYHHTPMLSTIHSSATQEPLLIQACSKDNVQETQI; encoded by the coding sequence ATGCTGAACACAATGATCTCCTCCCTCCAGCGCCAGACAATGAGAGGTCGTAGGCTGAAGGGGGCGCTGTCCAACCCCCtatttgtgctgctgttggccCTTCAGATCCTGGTCGTGGCTGGGCTTGTTCGTGCTCAGACCTGTCCTTCTGTCTGTTCATGCAGCAACCAGTTCAGCAAAGTCATATGTACCCGTCGCAGTCTACGGGATGTCCCAGATGGCATTTCCACCAACACTCGTTACCTGAACCTCCAGGACAACCTCATTCAGGTCATCAAGGTGGACAGTTTTAAACATCTGCGGCATCTGGAGATCCTGCAGCTGAGTAAGAACCACATACGCAGCATTGAAATCGGCGCCTTCAATGGGCTGGCCAGTCTCAACACCTTGGAGCTCTTTGATAATCGGCTCACGACAATCCCCAATGGAGCATTTGAGTACCTGTCCAAACTGAAGGAATTGTGGCTACGGAACAACCCCATCGAAAGTATACCATCCTATGCCTTCAACCGGGTTCCCTCACTTAGAAGGCTTGATCTAGGTGAGCTCAAACGTCTCTCCTACATTTCTGACGGAGCCTTCAAGGACCTGAGCAATCTGCGCTACCTGAACTTGGGAATGTGTAACCTCAAGGAGATTCCCAACATTTTACCTTTGATCAGGCTTGAAGAGCTAGAAATGTCAGGAAACCAGCTCACTGTTATAAAGCCCAGCTCATTTACAGGACTAGTGAACCTCCAGAAGCTGTGGATGATGCATGCTCAGATCCAAACTATAGAAAGGAACTCCTTTGATGACCTTCAGTCACTCGTGGAACTCAATCTGGCTCACAACAACCTTACCTTTCTACCACATGACCTCTTTACACCATTGCATCGCTTGGAACGGGTCCACCTACATCACAACCCTTGGAACTGCAACTGTGATATCTTGTGGCTCAGCTGGTGGTTGAAGGAGACAGTCCCTGCCAATACCAGCTGCTGTGCCCGTTGCCATACTCCTGCAGTCCTTAAAGGTCGCTACATTGGAGAATTGGACCACAGCTACTTCCAGTGTGATGTTCCTGTCATCGTGGAGCCGCCCAGTGACCTAAATGTGACTGAGGGCATGGGTGCAGAGCTTAAATGCCGTACAAGCTCACTGACATCAATCTCTTGGCTTACACCAAATGGCTCATTGGTGACACATGGGGCTTACAAGGTGCGTTTGTCTGTATTGAATGATGGGACATTAAACTTTACTAGCGTCACAATGCAAGACACTGGGACTTACACCTGTATGGTTAGCAACACAGCAGGCAACATTTCTGCCTCTGCTGTGCTTAATGTCACTTCTGTGGAAAACAGCGGGGTGACCTATTTTACCACTGTCACCGTGGAGACCATTGAGACCACAGGGGACGATAGCCAAACACCACTTCCCCCATTTGGATGGGTGTCATCCTCAACAACAAAAGGTACTCCTGTTTCAACCAGGACCACAGAGCGGACTTACACCATTCCCGTTCTTGATTTGGATGGAGAGGGCGCTCTCAATGGCCTGGATGAGGTGATGAAAACCACCAAGATCATCATTGGCTGCTTTGTGGCCATCACACTTATGGCTGCCGTTTTGCTGGTTATCTTTTACAAGATGAGGAAGCAGCATAACCAGCAGGATCCTGACGGCCCTGCCTCCTCCATGGAGGTCATTACCGTTGAAGAAGAGCTTGCAGGTGTTGCTGCCATGGAGAGACACCTATCACTGCCCCCTTTGGAGCACTACAACCACTACAACACCTACAAGAGCACTTACCACCACACTCCTATGCTCAGCACCATACACAGCTCAGCCACACAGGAACCTTTACTGATTCAAGCCTGCTCAAAAGACAATGTACAAGAGACCCAAATCTGA